In Campylobacter sp. RM16187, the DNA window TACATAGATTTTCATAACTTAGATCTATATTGTTAAGCTGATTTTTTAAAAACTCTTTAGTTTTATTAGCCTCATTGGTGGCCAAATTTTCGCCTATACAGTAGATTATATCCCAACCGTTTTTGGCGGCAAATTCAAATTTGACTCTTAAAAACTCCTCGCTTTCGTTTAAAATTTCACGCCTTTCAGAGTGCCCGATAAGAACGGTTCTTATGCCGAACTCATCAATCATAGTTTTACCTATCTCACCGGTAAAGGCTCCGCTCTCGCAAGGATAGAAATTTTGCACTCCAAGCTTAAATTTATAATCAGTCTTTTCATAAGCACTAACAGGCGGAAACACCAATACATTTTCATTTTGATCCAAATTTGAGTTTAAAATTTCAGCATACTCTCTAAAGCTCTCTCTTGTATGATTGCACTTTAAATTTGCTGCAAATATCACGACTCACACGCCTTTCTAAGAGGTTTTATACCAGGCAGCTCCTTGCCCTCTATTAGCTCCAAGCTCGCTCCACCACCTGTTGAGATAAATGTCATCTCATCGGCATCTCCGGCACGTTCGACCACATCAGCGGTATCTCCGCCGCCAACGACAGTTGTAGCATGAGTTTCTACGATAGCGTGGCTCATCTTAATACTTCCTTTGCTAAATTTATCCATCTCAAAAACGCCCATAGGGCCGTTCCACCAAATAGTTTGAGCATCGGACAAAACCTCTTTAAACAATCTTACCGAAGCAGGTCCTATATCAAGCCCCATCCAGCCATTTGGTATCTCTTTAGAAGAGACATATTTAACCGCACTATCAGCAGAAAACGTTTGAGCGGCTACTACGTCTACCGGCAAGTAAATTTTAACTCCAAGCTCTTTGCCCTTTTTTAAGATTTCATTCGCATCCTCTATCAAATCCTCTTCAAGGAGGGAATTTCCTATATTCTCGCCAAGCGCTTTTAAGAAAGTAAACGCCATTCCACCACCGATTATTAGCTTATCAACACGCGGAAGCAGATTATGAAGCGCTTGAAGCTTTCCGCTTACTTTTGAGCCGCCCACGACAGCCACAAAAGGCCTAGAAGGATGTTTAATCAAATTTTGAGCGAAGTTTATCTCTTTTTGAAGTAAAAATCCGGCAGCCTTATGATTTTCATCATAAAATTTAGTAATAGCCTCAACCGAAGCGTGAGCTCTATGACATACGCCAAATGCATCATTTATATATACTTCACCAAATTTTGCCAGCTCACGAGCCAAATTCTCATCGTTTTTTGTCTCGCCCTTTTCAAAACGAAGATTTTCTATCATTAAAATTTCGCCTGCTTTTAGCTCCGCTGCTTTTTTCATAGCATCATCGCCAACAACATCATTTGCAAATATTACATCACGATCAAGCAGTCTAGATAGTCTTTTAGCAACATTTTTAAGAGAAAATTTTTCTTCAAAGCCGTTTTTTGGGCGACCCAAGTGGCTTGCTAAAACAATGCTGCATCCATGATCAAGACAGTATTTTATAGTAGGAATCGCCGAGCGAATTCTGCGGTCATCGGTAATATTTAAAAACTCATCCATAGGCACGTTAAAATCGCACCTAATAAATACTTTTTTCTTAGCTAAGTCAAGGTCGTTTATAGATAAAATTTCACTCATACTAACCCTTTTTTACAGCTAAAACCGCTAAATCTACAAGGCGCTGCGAATATCCCCACTCATTGTCATACCACGCCATGACCTTTACAAGATCATCGCAAATTACTTGAGTAATATCGCTTGCTACGATAGAGCTATAGCTTGAAGTCATAAAGTCACTTGATACTCTTTGATCGTCATCTACAAGTAAAATTCCTTTCATAGCACCATTTGCGGCATCTCTAAAGGCGTTATTGACATCTTCTACACTTACTTTTTTATTTAAAACTACTGTCAAATCGACCATAGAAACGTTTGCCACAGGTACACGCACGCTTTGACCGTGCATCTTGCCGGCAAGTTGCGGAAGTACCTTGCTAATAGCTTTTGCAGCTCCGGTGGTAGTAGGTCCGATATTTAATGCCGCTGCACGACTTCGTCTAAAATCTTTAGCTTTAACATCAACCAAACTTTGTCCATGTGTATACGCATGAACAGTTGTCATAAGACCCTTGACTATGCCAAATTTTTGATCCAAAACTTTTGCGACCGGACCAAGGCAGTTTGTGGTACAACTTGCGTTTGATATTATAGCCTCACCCTTGTAAAGCTCTTCATTTACGCCTATTACGTATGTAGGTGTATCATCTTTTGCAGGAGCGCTCATCACAACTTTTTTAATCCCATTCTTGATATAAGGCTGGCATTTTTCAGTAGTCAGATAAGCCCCTGTGCACTCAAGTACAACATCGGCACCAAATGCTGCAAAATCAAGCTCATTTGCATCTCTTGTAGAATAAACTCTTATTTTTTTACCGTTAACCTCGATGTAGTCGTCATCTATGACCTTTACATCTTGCTTAAACTCCCCATGAACGGTATCGTATTTTAAAAGATACCTTGTCATCTCTCTCTTTGCCGTATCGTTTATGGCGACTAGTTCTACGTCGTCACGCTCTAATATAATACGCGCCGCACATCTTCCAATCCTACCAAAGCCGTTTATAGCGATTTTAACCATTCGTACTTCCTTTGATAATGAAATTTGCTAAATTTTACATATAAAGAACTTTAACCCTGCTTTATTAATTAAAATTTTTAATTTATATATTTTTCAACTCAGTTTTACTCTAATTTCGATAAGCTTTATATCTAAATTTTAGCAGATACAAATAGGATGTATTGGGAATGAAGTTGGCATTTTTTGGTGGGAGTTTTGATCCTCCTCATCTTGGGCATGATAGTATCGTAAAGATGGCGATTGATAGCCTTGATATAGATAAACTCATAATAATGCCTACATACATTAGCCCTTTTAAGGCAGAATTTTCAGCGCCTCCGGAGCTTAGACTCAAATGGACAAAGGAGATTTGGGGAGATCTGCCAAATGTTGAAATAAGCAGATTTGAGATAGATCAAAATCGCCCTGTGCCTACGATAGAGAGTGTTTTACATCTTTATGATATTTACG includes these proteins:
- a CDS encoding triose-phosphate isomerase; translation: MIFAANLKCNHTRESFREYAEILNSNLDQNENVLVFPPVSAYEKTDYKFKLGVQNFYPCESGAFTGEIGKTMIDEFGIRTVLIGHSERREILNESEEFLRVKFEFAAKNGWDIIYCIGENLATNEANKTKEFLKNQLNNIDLSYENLCIAYEPIWAIGTGKSASSERIEEILNFIANLTKAPLLYGGSVNAKNIGQIAKISSCNGVLVGTASWDAYNFLNLIKEAK
- a CDS encoding phosphoglycerate kinase, encoding MSEILSINDLDLAKKKVFIRCDFNVPMDEFLNITDDRRIRSAIPTIKYCLDHGCSIVLASHLGRPKNGFEEKFSLKNVAKRLSRLLDRDVIFANDVVGDDAMKKAAELKAGEILMIENLRFEKGETKNDENLARELAKFGEVYINDAFGVCHRAHASVEAITKFYDENHKAAGFLLQKEINFAQNLIKHPSRPFVAVVGGSKVSGKLQALHNLLPRVDKLIIGGGMAFTFLKALGENIGNSLLEEDLIEDANEILKKGKELGVKIYLPVDVVAAQTFSADSAVKYVSSKEIPNGWMGLDIGPASVRLFKEVLSDAQTIWWNGPMGVFEMDKFSKGSIKMSHAIVETHATTVVGGGDTADVVERAGDADEMTFISTGGGASLELIEGKELPGIKPLRKACES
- the gap gene encoding type I glyceraldehyde-3-phosphate dehydrogenase, with amino-acid sequence MVKIAINGFGRIGRCAARIILERDDVELVAINDTAKREMTRYLLKYDTVHGEFKQDVKVIDDDYIEVNGKKIRVYSTRDANELDFAAFGADVVLECTGAYLTTEKCQPYIKNGIKKVVMSAPAKDDTPTYVIGVNEELYKGEAIISNASCTTNCLGPVAKVLDQKFGIVKGLMTTVHAYTHGQSLVDVKAKDFRRSRAAALNIGPTTTGAAKAISKVLPQLAGKMHGQSVRVPVANVSMVDLTVVLNKKVSVEDVNNAFRDAANGAMKGILLVDDDQRVSSDFMTSSYSSIVASDITQVICDDLVKVMAWYDNEWGYSQRLVDLAVLAVKKG